From the Streptomyces sp. Tu 2975 genome, one window contains:
- a CDS encoding SpdD-like protein — protein MLRPRIPTMPTPTGIVTPLAVQPTLIEQQHSAPTCTCQHTSPAAHVPAPAPARPAVQMTPGTLLALVAGGAGVVLVVGAVLVSMLLAVAVTAASVAVCALVVRSLLNNPRKRF, from the coding sequence ATGCTCCGCCCGCGCATCCCCACCATGCCGACCCCGACCGGCATCGTCACACCGCTCGCCGTCCAACCGACCCTCATCGAGCAGCAGCATTCCGCTCCGACCTGCACCTGCCAGCACACCTCGCCCGCTGCTCACGTGCCTGCGCCCGCCCCGGCTCGGCCCGCCGTCCAGATGACTCCGGGCACCCTCCTCGCCCTGGTCGCCGGTGGTGCCGGAGTCGTGCTCGTCGTCGGCGCGGTCCTGGTCTCGATGCTCCTAGCGGTCGCCGTCACCGCGGCTTCGGTCGCGGTCTGCGCGCTCGTCGTCCGCTCACTGCTCAACAACCCGCGCAAGCGCTTCTGA
- a CDS encoding mobile element transfer protein: MSARDFFHSVMRIGPVQVGTHRDRQGRTKHAAVCTADRCGWSSDYTSRSAATLAARTHRCRIA; encoded by the coding sequence ATGTCTGCCCGCGACTTCTTCCACTCCGTCATGCGGATCGGCCCGGTTCAGGTCGGCACCCACCGCGACCGGCAGGGCCGTACCAAGCACGCCGCCGTCTGCACTGCCGACCGCTGCGGCTGGTCCTCGGACTACACCAGCCGCTCGGCCGCCACTCTCGCCGCGCGCACCCACCGCTGCCGCATCGCCTGA
- a CDS encoding DUF2637 domain-containing protein: MTRSLRVDAVLVQAVIAGALSFAHLHDLAAAAGQTGWKAWAYPVSVDLLLVAAWRRLRNDGPSRLAWCWFLIALVASLGANVATAGFLDLAHPPAWLRFGIAGWPALAFLGGTLLAHSPAATDPAHESKPEPEPVEVVPAEPAPASEPEPVEPSDPAPALTAAEPAAAPAPPVPVALVDHARKVADAHRAATGTRIDTDTLRARLGVPAPMADAIAAQLA; encoded by the coding sequence ATGACCCGCTCACTGCGCGTCGACGCCGTCCTGGTGCAAGCCGTGATCGCCGGGGCCCTGTCCTTCGCCCACCTGCACGACCTCGCCGCCGCTGCCGGACAGACCGGATGGAAGGCATGGGCCTACCCCGTCTCCGTCGACCTGCTCCTGGTCGCCGCCTGGCGTCGACTGCGCAACGACGGCCCGTCCCGGCTCGCCTGGTGCTGGTTCCTGATCGCCCTGGTCGCATCCCTCGGCGCGAACGTCGCCACCGCCGGATTCCTCGACCTGGCGCATCCGCCCGCCTGGCTGCGCTTCGGCATCGCCGGATGGCCCGCCCTCGCCTTCCTCGGCGGCACACTCCTCGCCCACTCACCCGCCGCGACCGACCCCGCCCATGAGTCGAAGCCGGAGCCTGAGCCGGTCGAGGTTGTGCCGGCCGAACCCGCTCCCGCCTCTGAGCCCGAGCCGGTCGAACCTTCGGACCCTGCTCCGGCCCTGACCGCCGCTGAGCCTGCTGCCGCTCCGGCTCCGCCGGTCCCGGTCGCGCTGGTCGACCACGCCCGCAAGGTCGCCGACGCGCACCGCGCCGCCACCGGCACACGGATCGACACCGACACCCTGCGCGCCCGCCTCGGCGTCCCGGCCCCGATGGCCGACGCCATCGCCGCCCAACTCGCCTAA